The genomic segment TACGACCATGTCCGTTCTGAAGACGGCAATGACGCATACACCGCCAGAAACGGGCGCTTCAGCCCGGCGGCTGCAGGAGTGTGGATCACCCAGCCATCGAGATCGACACCAGCCGCCAGGGCCTCATCCAACGCGAGAGCTCTCGCCGCGACGGCACCGCCGAACGAATAGCCGACCACCGCAATCCGGGAGAAATCGGCTCCTTCAAGCATTGTGGTCGGTTGTCCGCCGCGCAGCGCCGCCAGGACGCGCTGGAGCTTGTCATATCCCAACCGAGTTCGGCGCTCACTGGTGGTCGGGAAGCTTGCGTAGTCCTGCGCGGTTTGCATGCTGAACGGCGCCAACCGGACCGTCTCGTCGGCAGGGTCAATCGCGGGATCTGGCCGGTCATGGCTGATGTCGTCCATGGCGACGACGATAAAGCCCGCGCTGGCGACGGTGGAGAGCAACACATCGTTCTCGGACCGGCGCCCACCCCACGAGGGGACGTAGATCACCAGCGGCAGCCCTCGATCAGAAGCGCCCGCCTTCACCGCGTCGCGCTGCACCGGCTGGCTCGGCCTCCAGATGCGGACCGCGATCTCTGTCTCTTGTGTGGGATCAGTCAAGACGACTTCTCCGACACGCGCCTGATCAGTTGGCTTGATGACACTGGAGGCGCGACGTTCGGCCCACATCGTGCCTCCGACCAGCACAGCCGCCGCAAGCCCTGCCACGACGAGGAGAAGCACAACGGCACCTCGGCGCATCGTTCAGCCGGGCGCCTGCCGGAGACGTCCAGCGGGCACATCGAGATGCCTACTCGCCGACAACATCGCTCAACCTGCGGCGCGCTGCGCGGACCAGCGGCCCTCCCGCCGATCGATCATCCAGCTCATGTATTCGGCGATGGTGGCGACCGCGGGCTCGCGGGTCATGTCGTCGTGACCACCAGGAACGTCGAAGATCCGCAACTGCCCATTCACGACGTTGTCCCATCCCAGGCCGCGTACGAACAGCCGTCCGACACGTGATTTCGCGCTCCGGAACAGAACGACTTCGCCGTCATACGGCTTCCAGGGATACAGAGCCCTGGCGTCCAGCAAATAGTCCATCAGCCCGTGATTGAGGAAGTCTTCGTTGGTGGCTCGTGGACGTGGCGCATCACCGTCCCTGCCGATCATTCGAACCAGTGGATTGTTCCTGATGATCGAGTACTGCGACATCGCAGCCGCAATGCTCATGTCCCCGGACCTGACTTTCCGGATCCGTGCGACCAGATCGGGGATGATCCGATCGGTCAGTTGGACTCGCCTCAGGAAACGGTCGAACCGGCTCATCGATTCCACGTAGCCGGGCGCGACCGTGTCGAGCAGAAAGATCACCGACGCTTCGCCATTGAGGCTCTTCAGTTGCTGCGCAACTTCGAGCGCGACGTTGCCCATCAGGCACAGGCTGATCAAATAGTACGGACCGACGGGATCGTGCGCCCGGATCTGCCGAACCGCATCCGCCGCGATCCTGCAAATGCTGTCCTGATCGAGCGGCGGCAACTCAGCGTCGTCGGCCCATTGCAAGTCGATGAAGGGACGCCCCGCCGCCACCCGCTGCACCAGCGGGTAGTACAAGGACCTGTTGCTCAACGCGAAGATCGGCGGCAGCTTGCCTTCGGACTGCAGGACGCACGGCTGAAAATACGGGCGCGTGGGACGCCGGTTCGGCAGCCTGCGTTCGAGCGAGAGGGCAAGAGGAGCAACGACATCACCGGTCGGCTGATCCGCCTTCGAGGCCGGATTCGCGTTCCCCAGGTCGCTCTCGATCGGAGCGACCTGAGCCTCCAACTCCTCCGACCACGCTTTCAGCAGCGCATCGGCAGCGGCGGCAACATGATGATCGGTGTTGTACTCGCAGGAGATCCGCCACCCCTCTTGCCGCTCCACCAAGAAGAAACTGAATTCATAGAGGCAGCCCGTCGTCGCCGACGGCAGCGACACCAGTTGGAAGTCGCCGTGCCGGATCACGCCGGCCTGGCCGGTCTCGACATTGCCGGCGGCAAAGTTGATGGCGTAGCCGAGCGGCAGATCTTTCCGATCCGACAGTTCGATACCGGCGGCGATCTCGGCGAAAGGCAGCGCCTTGTTCGCCAGTGCCTGCGAGACCTCGTCCCTGATGCGGCGCGCGTGCGTGAGCGGATCGCTCCCCGCCTCGATCCCGAGCCTCAGGACCACAGTGTTGACCACGGGGCCGACCAGATCGAACAGCAACGGATCGTCGCGGTTGGCGACCTGCGTTCCGATGACGATCTCGTCCGCCTCCAGCTTGCGGCCCAGCGCCCGCGTCAAGGCCGCACAGGTCAGCCCGTACATCGTGAAGCCTTCCTGCTGCGCCAGCGATTGCAGCGCATCCGTCAAAAGCCTCGGAAGAACACGGCTCCTAATCTCGCCGTTGCGGCCGGCATCGAGCACGCGCTGCCTGCTGGGTTTGATATCGAGTGGACACACCCCCGACAACTTGCGACGCCAGTATTGTCGCTCATCGGCCAGTCCGTCACTCGCCAGCAACGCCGACTGCCACTGCGCATAGTCCACGTACTGAAGGCTCAACTCGCGGCAATCTGGCCTTTGACCGCGCTCCAGTGCATCGACCACTTGGGCAAATTCGTGCGCGATCAGTCCGACCGACCAGAGATCTGCGATGGCGTGATGGATCGTTAGCAGCAGGATCGCATCGTTCGGCGAGCGCCGAAGCACGGTCGTTCGCCAGGGCGGCGCGACCAAAGGATCGAACGCCGCCCTCGCCTCCAATGACGCAAGCCGCTCCGCCTCCGCCTGGTAGCGCTCGCTCGATAGCTGCGACAGATCGATCAGCGACAGTCTCGGCGGAGTTTCGACGACAATCTGTGAGTAGCCGTCGGCCGAGCGTTCAAATCTCGTCCGGAGCGCCTCGTGTCGCCCGGCGAGAAAGTCCAGCGCCTTCTGGATCGTCTGGTCGCGCACCGCTCCCTTCATCTGCCAGCGCATCGCGACATTGGCCAGCGAAGAGGTTGGATTGTGTCTCTGCAGTTCGAGAAACCGCTCTTGAATGCTGGTACAGCGGACCGGTTCAATCTCCGGCTCTTGCCCGACGGCGGAAGGGACCTGTGTCTTCATGTTGTCCTCGCGCGGCTCGAGGGACGCCGAAACTCGGCGAGCGATGGTGTCTTCTTGTCGGACGTCTGCGCTCTTGCCGCGACGGAAGCTCGCCGCGCCAAATCGCCCATGCTTGGATTGGTCATCAGATCTTGTGCCCGGATCGGCAGCTGCGCTTCGGAAAACCGCGCAGCCATCCGGAAAACGTGCAGACTGGTCGCACCGAGCGCGAAAACCCGGTCGTCCGGCTTGATCCCGGTTCGGTTCAACGCCGCCTCGACGATGGCGATGACCTTGGTCAGCACGTCCGGCGCCGGCTCGTCGCGCAGCTCCGCCTTCTCGATGAAGTTGACGACAATCGACGGACTGACGATCGTCGCAGACAGCGCCTTTCGGTCCAATTTGCCGTTCGCAGTCTTCGGCAATTCGGCAACCGCGACGAAGCGGTTGGGAACCATGTAGTGAGGCAGGCTGAACTGCGCCGTCTGCTGCAGGCTGTCGATGCTCACCGTCATGCCCGGCTTCGCCACGAAGGCAGCAACCAGCGCGGCGTCGGCAGTGCCGGCATTCTCGACCATGACGGCGGCATCCACGATCTCTGGACAGGTCCGCAGCACGGACTCGATCTCTTCCAACTCGATGCGGAAGCCGCGGATCTTCACCTGCTGGTCGCGTCGGCCGAGCAGTTGAATGCCGCCGTCCGACAGTCGCACGGCCAGATCGCCGGTTCGATACAGACGCACCGTTTTGCCATCCTGCAACGAGATCACAGGAAACGCTGCGGCTGTCAGATCGGGCCGGTTGACGTAGCCTTTTGCTAGACCAAGTCCGCCAATACACAGCTCCCCGGGCGTGCCGACCGGCGCCTGCGTTCCATCGTCGGACAGGATGTAGAGATCGGTATGAGCCACCGGCTCGCCGATCACGATCGGGCGGCTGGCATCGACGATCCGCCCGCAGGCCGACCAGATCGTGGTCTCGGTCGGCCCATACATGTTCCACAGCTCGAAGCCTGCAGCGATCAGCTTCTCGGCGACGTCGCGCGGCAGCGCCTCCCCGCCGCTCAATGCCCGAAGCGGACGCGATGGCTGCAAACCAGCTTCGAGAAGCACGCGCCAAAGCGTCGGTGTGGCCTGAACAATCGTCGCAGAGCTGGTCTCGATCAGCCGAACGATGCTGTCGGGCTCAAGCAACCTGTCCTTGCCGCAGATCACGGTTCGTCCGCCGCAATACAGCGGCAGCAGCAGCTCGAGCACCGCGATGTCGAACGACACCGTGGTCACTGCGACGATCCGATCATCGGCACCGAAGCCAGGCCGGACTGCCATCGAGCCGAGGAAGTTGGCGAGTGCGCGGTGACTGATCTCGACGCCCTTCGGTGTCCCGGTCGAGCCGGACGTGAAGATCACATAGGCGGTCGAGTCCAGCACCTCTTGCGGTGGCGCCGGTTCGGGACGAGCGGACGATGCGGCATCGATCTGTGCAGCATCACGCTCGAGATCGATGACCGGTACACCCATTTCGGCCGCAACCGGACAGTCCGCCCCTGACGTGATGAAGACCGCAACCTCGGCGGCTTCAGCCATCTGCCGAATCCGAACCACGGGCAGCAAAGGATCGACCGGGACGTAGGCGAGACCCGCCTTCGCTACGGCGACCAATGCGACCGGCAGATCAATGCCCCGCTGAACCGCGACCGCGACCCGGGCTCCCTTGGTCGGAGCCAACGCTCTCAACCGATCCGCAATCCGATTGCTCCTGGAGTCGAGCTCGCGGTAGCGCAACACGTCGGTCTCGTACTCAACCGCAATCGCGTCAGGCGTGCGGTCGCAGTTACGCTCGATCATTTCGACCAGAGGAATATCGAAACGCGCGGCCTGCAGCGTGGTGGTTTGACCGCTTTCAAGCCCGATGACGACCGGATTCTGCAGCTTCAGTTCCTGCAGCTTGATCTCAGGCCGCTCGAGCGCTTGCGCCAAGATCTTGCGCAGCTGATCGAGCCATCGCGACACCGTCGCACGATCCAGAAGATCAGTTGCGTAATCGACCTCGATCGTGAGGTCGTCGTCGGTTTCGATCATGTTGATGAAGATGTCGAAATTGACGAAGGCCTTTGGATTTGTATCGACCCGCGTGTCGACGCCGCGGAATGTCAGCCGAGAGCCGACCCTTTCAAGGTTGAACTGGATGTCCGACAGCGGCGTCCGGTTGATACTGCGGGGTATGTCCAGATCGCGGACCAGAGATCCCAACGTGTAGTCCTGGTGATCGAAGATCTCGTTCAGTTTCTCGTCGACGTGTCTCAGATGGTCGCAGAACGAGACCGCCAACCGAGCCGTGACTGGCACCGGCAGGAAGTTGACGCAATGCCCGACCAGATCTTGCCGATCCAGCAAAGCCTGACCGCCCATCGGGACGGTCAAGACAACGCGCTCGTTGTCGCAAAGCCGCGCGAACAGAGTCTGCACCGAGGCAAACAGCACGGTGAACAGCGTTACGCCCTGGCGTTTCGCCAGCTCCCTGGCGTCACGGCAGAGGTCCTGTCCCAGCCGCTCCCGCAGGGATGCACCGAAGAAGCTCTTGACCTCCGGGCGTGGGCGGTCGAGCGGAAGCTCTGAGGCGACCGGCACATTTTCGAACTGCTTCCGCCAGAATTCGATCGTGGAAGCCGAAGGCCGCGGTCGCTCCGCAGCGTGTTCGGCGAAACTCGCGGCGGGCACCAGCGACGGCGTCTTTCCGTCACGATAAGCGTTGTAGATCTCGGCCAGGTCCCCGAGCAGGACGTTCATCGACCAGCCGTCACAGATAATGTGATGCGCGGTGAAGACCAACACGTGGACGTCAGCCCCCAGACGCAGAACGCTGGCACGAACCAACGGGCCGCTGAAAAGGTCAAACGGCGTTCTTGCATCCTTGGCAAGCCACTGCGCCAGTTCTGTATCGCCATCCTCCCCGTCGAGAGCGATGATCGGAACCTCAGGCACGAAATCAGGGTTGATCTCAAGCATTCCGGTGAAATCAACCACACGGCTCCGAAGTGCCTCGTGGCGCCGAACGACTTCTTCAACCGCCTTGATCAACAAGCTTTCGACGAGAGTCCCATTAAAGCGAATGCTGACCGACTCGTTGAACGCCATCGAGGCTGCCTCGCCCATTTGCGCCGCGAGCAGCACCTCCATCTGAGGCTCGGTCAAGGGCACCGTTTTGAATTTCTGCGGCTGCGGTTGAGCTTGATCATCACCAATAAGGCTCGACTTCCTGGTGATACCCTTGGCTTCTCCCGTGCTCAGCCCAGCGTCGGCAAAAGCCCCTATCGCCCTTTCAAACGCGCCGTCGATCGCCTGGCACTGAGCGGCCTCGTGTGCGGTGGTGAGAAAACACGGGAACCCTTCGTGGACATGAATCCCCTGCAGTCGAAGCTCGGCAAACAGCAGGCCGGCGAACCGTCCTAAAGGTGAACCATCGACAAAGAACCAGCTCGCACATGTCTCGGCCTGCGTCGGAAGTCCGTAGCTGTCGAGGTGCGAATTGATCCGATCGACAAGCTGCCCTGTGCGCTGCGCCAAGGGCGCATAGATCTCCGCCTTATTCCGTTCGATGTGCTCGAGCACGGCGCGCGCGGCGGCGAGCACCATCGGATGCCGGACAAACGTTCCGGCGAAGAATGTCGGGGCGACTTCCGGCTCGCTATCGTCGCCGTATTGCCAGAAGCCGCCATCCAGCGCGTCCATGAAATCCGCGCGGCCGGCGACCACGCCGATTGGCATTCCTCCGCCAAGCACTTTGCCATAGGTCGCCATGTCGGCCTTGATGCCGAAGACCTTTTGCATTCCACCGGGATCCACTCGGAAGCCCGTCACCACCTCGTCGAATACCAGCGCCGTCCCGCTCTTCGCGGTCAACTCTCGGAGCGACGCTACGAAGTCTCGCGGCTGCAAAGCTGGATGCCGGCTTTGAATCGGCTCGACGATGACCGCGGCGAGATCGTCAGCCATTTGCCTGACAATCTCGAGGCTGGCTGGATGGCCGTACGGCAGGACAATCATCTGTCCGACGTTCTCGGCCGGGATGCCGGACGCGATCGGAAGTGCACCGGGGACGCTGCCAGCGCGGCACGACTTGATCAGAACCTCATCGAACTGGCCGTGATAGGCGCCACTGAACACGACGACCTTCAGTCGTCCGGTCACAGCGCGCGCCACCCGGATGGCGGCCATGACAGCTTCGGAACCGGTATTGCAGAAGGCGACCCGCTCATTGCCGGTCATGGCGCTAATTCGCGCCGCAACCTCCCCGGCCAGCTCGGTCTGCGGTCCGATCGCGAATCCGTCGTCTAGTTGTGCCTGCAACGCAGCGGCGACGAATGGCGGAACATGGCCGAACATCGTCTGACCGTAGCCATTCACCAGATCAATGTACTCGTTGCCGTCGACGTCCCAGATCGACGCTCCCTTCGACCGCTTGCACACGATCGGGTAAACGATCTCCTTCCACTGCGCATTGAAGCCGCTCGCCGTCCGGGGATCGGCAAGAACTCTGCGCGACGCCTGAGCACGGGCCTTCGATCCAGGAGTGCGGTCGTTATAACGCTGGACAAGGTTCTCGATGTAGGCCCGCTGCTCCGGTGCAAGTGCGAGATCGCCATCGCCGGCGCCAGGGCGATAGATCTTGAACCGACCGCCTCCCTCCTCTCCCGTGTCCGGCATCACAAGAGCCTTGTCCGGCGAGTTGTCAGGCGAAGGCGCTTCGCCGCTGTTGGCCGGCACCGCAGTAACCGGCAACTCAGCCGCGACGCGCCCTTCTTTGCCGACTGCCGCCAGCTGAGCGGCAAAAATCCGCTCCATCGATTGCAGCTGCTCGCGAAGCAACGCCTCGACTCCCGTAGCTCCCGCCATCACCGGCACAGGCGGATCTTTCGGCAGCACAGCCTCTGCCGGCCTCTGCATCATTGCTACCTGGGGCTTCACGGCTGCTCGCTCGACCTGGGGCAATTTGTCGGCCGGTGCCGAGGTCTTCAACATCGCGGCCAGGGCGTCCAGAGAATTGAGATCTCGCATCAACTGCCGGAAGGTAATCTTCACGCCGAACGACTTGTTGACGCGCTGCGCGACCTGACCGAGCAGCAAGGAATCAAACCCGAGCGAGATGAAGGAAGTCGCCGCGTCCTGATCCGAAAGAGGTCGTCCGGAGACATCTGACAGAATAGCCGCAAGCGCCTTGATCAGCGCCTTCGAGACCTCGTCACCGGACATTTTACTCTCCATCGAAACGCTATGCAGACCATCCTGATCGCTACTCGCCTCCTGCGGAGGCTCGGTCCGAGGGAACGAGTCTCCTTGGGCAGATGCGACGGGCATGGCTATGTCGAGACTGACCGGAGCAGGACGCGCGATCCAATGGCGCGTGCGCTCGAACGGATAGCTTGGCAATCGTAGTCGGGCCGCGCCAGCGGCCGGGCGAACGTCGGATTTCAGCCTCGCACCGTGTGCCCACAGATCACCCAACGCTTGAGCGAAAGTAAGCTCTTCGTCGTTTCGCTCCACATAGTCCGGCGCAGTCGTAATGATCGCCCGAACCTTAGAAACGGATGATGAGGCCCCTGCAAACGTCGCCAGCGTTCGGCCCGGGCCGACCTCCACCAAAAGACAATCCGCCCGCTCGGATATCGTGTCGATCAGCGTGGTGAGTGCGGCGCGGAAACTGACTGGCTCGCGGCATTGGCGAGCCCAATAGGCAGGCGACGTGGCCTCCGCCGCGGTCATCCAAGTTCCGGTGACAGTCGAGATCAACCGACGCTTCGGTGGCTGGAGCGGAATCCCGGCCGCAACCTTCTCGAGTTCGACCGCCACCGGATCCATCATGGCTGAATGGAAGGCGTGGGATGTGTGCAGACGCCGATGAGGGATCTCCGCCCTCTCCAACCGGCGCTCGAGATCTTCCACAGCTTCAAAAGGACCGCTGGCGACACTGAGGCGAGGCGAATTGTCGGACGCAATCTCGACCCCGACCGGCAGATGCGCCGCTAGCTCGCTGGCAGCCAATCGCACGCTGAGCATGGCGCCAGGTGGCTGAGCCTGCATGATCCGTCCGCGATGCACCACAAGCTTCAGCGCATCCTGATAAGACATCACGCCCGCAAGCGCCGCCGCCACCAACTCGCCGAGGCTGTGGCCGATCATCGCTTTCGGCTCGATGCCGGACCGGAGCAGACGCTGTGCCAGAGCATATTCGATGAGGAAGAGCGCCGGCTGCGCCAACGTCGTCGATCGGATCGCATGGTCGTCATCGTCACGGTCGTCGAACAGCACGGCAAGGATATCGACGCCGAGGTGTTCTTTGACGATTGCGGCCCCGAGCTCGACATCGGCGCGGAATTCGCGATCGGACTCGAAGAGCCAACGTCCCATCCCAGGGTACTGAGCTCCCTGGCCGGGAAACATGAACACCGCACCGGGGCGAAGCGATGTCGGTCGGGGGTCGGAGCGGACTTCCCGCAACGACTGAACCGCTCCCTGCACGGAGTTCACCGCAACCGCCCAGCGCCGATCAAACGTTCGCCGTCCTGCGGCCAGGGTGTGGGCGAGTTCGTTCAAGCCAATGCGCTCGCCACGCTGCACTGCCGCCTCAAGATGGTCGGCGAGCCGGAGGCGCATCGCCTCCAGTGCAGTGGGAGACCGGGCAGACAGGCGGAGAACCACCGCATTCTCCACCGGCAACAAGCTCTCCGCGGCAGCCGGTGGTGACTCCTCCAGGCACAGATGAACATTGGTGCCTCCGACCCCGAAGGCGCTGACGCCGGCGCGGCGCGGCGCATCTCCGCGAGGCCACTCTTGCAATTCCGTCGCCACCCGAAATCCCCGCTTCGCGAGGTCGAGGCGTGGGTTCGGTTCGGCAAAATTCGCCTGCGGCGGAAGAACGCCGTGGTGAAGTATCAATGCGGTCTTGATCAGACCCGTCACGCCCGCCGCAGCATCCAAGTGACCGACATTGGCCTTCACCGATCCCAGGGCGCAGTTGCGGTCTTCGATCGCACCGGTGGAAGCTTCAGCGAATGCTTGCGACAGCCCCTCGATCTCGATCGGATCACCCAGAGGCGTGCCGGTGCCGTGACACTCGACGTAGCCGATGGTCTCCGCCTCAAATCCGGCCATTGCGAGCGCCGCCGCGATGCACTCCGCCTGCCCTCCGACGCTGGGGGCCGCGAATCCGACTTTGGCTGCGCCATCATTATTGATGCCGTAACCTCTGATCACGGCGTAGATCGCGTCGCGATCAGCGACGGCATCCGCCAGCCGTTTGATCGCCACCACACCCGCGCCGGAGCCGAACACGGTCCCGGCCGCGTCGACATCGAACGGCCGGCAGGTGCCATCGCGCGAGGCAATCCCGCCATCCTGATAGATGTATCCTCGCTTCTGGGGGAACGTAACCGAGACGCCACCGGCCAACGCCATGTCGCACTGCAGAGCCGCGAGACTCTCGCAGGCCTGCGCAACAGCGAGCAGCGACGTCGAACAGGCGCTCTGGACAGAAACAGCTGGTCCCTTGAGATTGAGCTTGTAGGCGACCCGCGTCGCAATGAAATCATTGAGCGTGCCGAGCAGCTCCGAATAAGAGCCCACCTGGAAGTTCGACGTGAACCGCTCCAGGGCAGCGCGGTCGGGGCACACGTGTCGCAAAAAATAGGTATTCAGTGAGGTGCCGGCAAAGACGCCCACCGCACCCTGATAACGCTCGGGGTCGTACCCCGCATCGTCCAACGCCTCGGAGCAGATCTCGAGGAAAATCCGCTGCTGCGGATCGGTCAAATCCGCTTCGCGCGGCGACATCCCGAAGTAGTCGCTATCGAACAGATCGACGTCGTCCAGAACAGGCTTGGCCGCGACAAAGTCGGGATCGGCACGCTCCTGGTCAGCGAAGGAGTCCTCCAGCTCTTCAGGCGAGAAACGCGAAACGCTCGTACGCCCCGCTTGGATGTTCTGCCAAAACTTCTGAACGTCGGGTGCGCCTGGAAAGCGACCAGAAAGTCCCACGATCGCGAAGCCGATCTCATTGCTGTCCAACATCTCGCCTCAGCTCCGTCTAACCCTACGCGTGATGGCTCCGAACGTTGATCGCTCCATACGCCGCATTCATCGCACGCCTCTGCCGGCGGCCACGCGCCGCTCCGGCAATGGCGAGCGACCGATGCGAGGCTCCGTCCAGACAAGCCTGGAACTCGGCGATGCTGGGATGGGCGAACAGGTCCGTGACTGGAAAACGAAGGCCGGTCGCCGCCTGGATGCGCTCGTGCGCCGCGATCATCTGGAGTGATGTCGCGCCGAGATCGAACAGGTTTGCCCTGGCGTCGACCGACTTGCCCAGCAATGCGCTCCAGATATCGGCAACGATCGAGCCGACACTATCGTCAGAGAAGTCTCCCTCGTCGGTACCTGCACCCAGCTGCTCCGTCGCGATCAGGTCGCTCAGCAGCTTCGCTCTGTCGATCTTGCCGTTCTTGTTGAGCGGTAACTCATCCACGACCTTGATCGTTGACGGTATCGCTTGCGCGGGAAACTGCTCTTTGAGCCTACGGATGACGCCGGCTTCAAGATCACCGGCAGCGTCACCCGGCAGTGGCTTCAAGAATGCGACAATCCGCTTTGCGTCGCCTCGATCCGCGGAGAGAACCACCGCCGCGTCGGCCAGGACAGGATCCTGCCGGAGCGCCTGCTCCACCCCATCGAGCTCAATACGCACGCCGTTGATCTTAACCTGACGGTCCCGGCGGCCATGGAACTCGATGGCCCCGTCGCTCCGGCGCCGGACGTAATCCCCGGTCAGATAGAGACGAGCCGCAGGGTCATCAGACAACGGATCGACGATGAATTTCTCCGCGGTCAGCTCTGGGCGATTGAGATACCCCAGCGCGAGCCCGAGGCCGCCAGCGCAGAGCTGCCCTTCATCGCCGTCCGCAACCGGCTCCAGCGTGTCCGATAGAATGTGGACGCTGGTCCCCGAAATTGGAAATCCGATCGGGACGGGTCCGTCGCCCCAACCGGTGCGCGGGATCGAATAGCAGCACGTGAACGTCGTATTCTCAGTGGGCCCATACCCGTTGACGATGGTGCAGTCCGGCAACAGTGCCATCGCACGACGAACGTGTGCCGGCGAAAGAACGTCGCCGCCGGCCAGCAGGGTCGTCAGCCCCGACAGCGCCTCGGGCCGCTCGTCCACCATCAGATGGAACAGACCGGCTGTGAGCCAGGCCGCGTTGACCGAGAAACGCCCTAGCGTCTCGGCGATCCGATCGACCGACAGCACCGCATCTTCGACGATGACGATCTGCCCACCGTTCAGCAACGGCCCCCAGATTTCCAACGTCGAGGCATCGAACGCCAATGGCGCAGCATGCAGCATCACGGTCGCGGGCGACAACGTCATGAAATCCGTATCAACCACCAGCCTGACGATGGCCCGATGCGGCACCACAACGCCCTTCGGCCGCCCGGTCGATCCCGACGTGAACATCACATAGGCCGGCAAGGATGGCGTCAGCTCGAGCGCCAACGGATCACCGGGCTCAAGTCGCGAGGCATCCAGCTCGTCACTCAGGCGGCGCTGCTCGATCGCGTCAATCAAAGCAGGTTGATGCTCCGTCAAAACAAGCGCCGGCTGCGCATCCTGGATGGCGCCGCTGATCGCTTCCGGACCTAGCCCGACATCAAGGGGCATATAGACTCCGCCCGCTTTCAAAATCGCGGTCATGCCGATCAACGTATCGATCGAGCGCCCCGTCATGAGGACGACAACTGCGCCAACCTTCACGCCTCTTTTGACAAGCAATCGTGCCAATTGGTTCGAACGAAATTCAAGTTCGGCAAAGGTAATCCGCCCACGCTCGGAAATGGCGGCAATGGATTCCGGAAAACTCTGGGCAATCTGCTCAAGAACCTGTGGAACGGTGCATGCCGCAACCGCGCCGCTGCCAGATCCTTCTTTGATAACCACGGTGCTCGCCATGACTATCCCTACCCTTGCAACCAACTAACGGCAATCTGTCTCGCATATTAAGCTTACTCTTAACCCGACTGTAAGCGAAAGCGCTAACGCAGATCGATCACGCGAGCCTGATCCTAATCGTCGCTAGTTCCTGCGACGGCAGCGTGTTGACCTATATGTCAACACGCTGCACTCATCTCACCTCGCGAGCGTTGTAGAGAACGATCACAACCGCCACCGCACGACACCACGCGTCGGGAACAATCGTTGCGAGACGGTGATTTAACACACCCTTTTTCAC from the Rhodopseudomonas palustris genome contains:
- a CDS encoding non-ribosomal peptide synthetase, translated to MASTVVIKEGSGSGAVAACTVPQVLEQIAQSFPESIAAISERGRITFAELEFRSNQLARLLVKRGVKVGAVVVLMTGRSIDTLIGMTAILKAGGVYMPLDVGLGPEAISGAIQDAQPALVLTEHQPALIDAIEQRRLSDELDASRLEPGDPLALELTPSLPAYVMFTSGSTGRPKGVVVPHRAIVRLVVDTDFMTLSPATVMLHAAPLAFDASTLEIWGPLLNGGQIVIVEDAVLSVDRIAETLGRFSVNAAWLTAGLFHLMVDERPEALSGLTTLLAGGDVLSPAHVRRAMALLPDCTIVNGYGPTENTTFTCCYSIPRTGWGDGPVPIGFPISGTSVHILSDTLEPVADGDEGQLCAGGLGLALGYLNRPELTAEKFIVDPLSDDPAARLYLTGDYVRRRSDGAIEFHGRRDRQVKINGVRIELDGVEQALRQDPVLADAAVVLSADRGDAKRIVAFLKPLPGDAAGDLEAGVIRRLKEQFPAQAIPSTIKVVDELPLNKNGKIDRAKLLSDLIATEQLGAGTDEGDFSDDSVGSIVADIWSALLGKSVDARANLFDLGATSLQMIAAHERIQAATGLRFPVTDLFAHPSIAEFQACLDGASHRSLAIAGAARGRRQRRAMNAAYGAINVRSHHA